The following DNA comes from Salvia splendens isolate huo1 chromosome 17, SspV2, whole genome shotgun sequence.
TTCTTCAGATTTTACCCCTTTTCTATCCCCGCTTTTTTAAtccccccattagtcgcgaatcACCCATTCTTGTTATCCTTAATGAGAATTGGGTCGTGACAATATCGATATATACAACACCGAGAAATAAGAACAGAGGCTGTTTCAATTACTGGTAGCTCTGAATAGCAGATATGAAAGCATCAAGAAGGAGATTCTAAGGATAGAACCACTTACTCGGCAGAAGCTGCATACGCCATCCTCCGGCGAGAAGATGTCCGATCAAGCGTTCTCCAGACGGAGGACTCCGGCGCCCAGGGAGTCAGGGCAGGCTTAGCCGTGACTCACCAATGGCAGAACCAGGCGGCGCATCGGAGCCATCCGCAATGGAATGGCAGCGGAAATGGTGGTGGATGGAATAGACGGACCGAAGAGGATAAATCGAAGCTCGCCTGTTCCCATTGCGGGAAGAAGAAGCACACCCGTGAAACCTGCTTCGAACTCCATGGatacccggagtggtgggaagagAGAAAAGTCAAACCACCGCCGACATCATTCAAAGGAAGTGGTCGGGCAGCCGTGACAATAGGCGGAGGAGAACCCGCATCACTCGCCGCCATTGGGAGCAACATTGGAGTCGCTAACAACTGAGGCAGCAACTTGGAAACGGAGTCCATCGGCGGTGCATCAGTCGCCATAGGAGGAGGCGGCGTCGCTTCTCCAGATGAGGGAGGGAGTGAAATCGAAAGTGAAATGGAGGCTCCTAATTTGGGAGATAAATTAGGGTTTGAGGATTTATCCTCAAACCCTTGTTCTTTCTCACTACCAGATAAAGACCCCCCAGACCCTGGCTTATTACAAAGTGACCCCCGAAAATTGTAAATCCAACCCCATACTCCTGAAAATCCCAAAAAGGACACCATATAGTCGAAATTCACTAAATATACCCCTAAGGTTGGTAAAATTTTCGAAACAGTCCCATTACTTTGTGAGACCGATTTCAAATACTCGAAAATTTGTCTGCTTCATATGCCTTGTCCGTTTCCTCTGAAAGTAAAAGTgataaatggatttttgactgcgAAGCTACCGACACTATCACTTATGATATTTCTTATATATCCAAGATGCATAGGGCAGCAAAAAGTCATATCCAAACTGCTAGTGGAGAATTTACCTCTATTGAATGAGTAGGAACTGTCAGAATTTCATCTGCTCTGACGTTATACAATTGTGTATATGTTCCTTCGATGTCGCATAAACTGTTGTCAATCAGTCATGTGGCGAAAGAATTAAACTGTACTCTGCTGATGCAACCAAACTTCTGTTTATTGCAGGATATCAGGACATGAGAAATTATTGGATGTGGCACTGTGCGGGACGGCCTGTATTATGTGGACGAAATAGCCCAACAAGGAACCGCTTTGCTAACTCATGGAACTACTGACAGAGAGACTTGGCTCTGTCATCGTCGTTTGGGACATCCTTCCACGGGTTATCTAAAAATCCTCTTTCCTAAATTTAGTCAAGATATGTATTGTGAAACCTATGTgttggccaaaagccatagactttcctataaataaaataatacccGTGTTGATTCTCTTTTTTCACTggttcattctgatgtgtggggtccttcTCCAATTGTGGGGGGCAAGGGTTCaaatactttttttctttttatagatgattgcactcgTATGACATGGGTCTActttatgaaacaaaaaaaatgaggtTTTTGAACATTTTAGTCACTTTCATGCACTAGTTCAGACCCAATTccagaaaaatataaatgaaaactTTTTGTCATGATAAAGGTCTAGTTCACCAAACTACATGCTCATACACCCCAGAACAAAATGGTGTGTCGGAAAGGAAGAACCGTACTCTCCTAGAAATGGCTCGGGCCATGCTTATTGAATCCAGCACCCCTAGACACTTCTGGCCTGAACCTATCGCCGCATCAGTCTATATGACAAATTGTTTACCCTCTAGCACCCTAGATCTCCAAACACCTCTGGAAGTCCTCTCGACACTAGCCCAAATACCATTGCCTTAGACACTCTAGCCTCGAGTATTCAGATGCTCAGTATTTTCCATATACCAAAACATGAGCGTACTAAACTCTCTCCATGTGCCATAAAATGTGTCTTCGTGGGTTATGGAAATTCACAAAAGGGTATAGGTGCTTCGACCCTAAAACCAATCGCATGTTCACAACCATGAACTGTGACGTTCTTGAAACAGACTACTTCTTTAACCaccttagcggtcagggggagagttaTAGTGACCCACTAAGCCGGTTACTAGCCACAAGCCTTCCAACAGGTCAGACTAATCCAAGCCCACCAGCACGAGACTCTGAAGAAATACAGCCTGCACCAAACAGTAACACAGTCCAAGAAGATCCCCTACTGGTATCCACTGTAAGTGCTTCTGATATTTCTCCCGTACATGTCGACGCTTGCAATATTGATATTCCTGTTGAGTCTGGCCCTAAGACAGATATTGAGCCCGATTCGGAAGAACAAAATGAATCAGAAATATGCGACTTGCTGGAAAAACAAATTAGTGAAGGAATTGGAGGATATAGACTGCCACCTCGAGACCCAATAGAGGAGTCTCGTCAAAAAGATATAGCCCCTAGATCATTGGCAGAAAAGCCAAGTACTCCATTGTGAACTTGGCCAAAGGGTACCTCTCAGAGATGGCCCACGCATTTGAGGTTGCCTTAGACGAAGATGAGGAGATCTCTTGTACTGTGGAAGAAGCTTGGAGACACAAACATAGGCGAGAGGCAATGCTGAAAGAAATGGGAGCCTTAGAAAGAAACGGCACATGGGAGAAATGCAAAATACCAGATGGAAAACGGGCAGTTGGATGCAAGTGGGTGTTTACTATCAAACGACGACCAAATGGGTCTATCCAGAGATACAAAGCACGACTGGTTGCAAAAGgcttatggagttgattatgaTGAGACTTTCTCTCCAGTAGCAAAAATGAACACCATTCGAGTGTTACTCTTAGTTGCTGCAAATATGAACTGGCCACTCCACCAATTTGATGTAATAAACGCATTCCTACATGGGGAACTGAAAAGAGAAGTATACATGGAAGCACCCCCGGGATTCTCTGAGGGATTTGAAAGGGGAGAAGGGTGTCGGCTGAAGAAGACTCTCTATAGACTCAAACAGTCACCAAGGGTCTAGTTTGGGAGATTCAAAGAAGCCATGACCAAGTATGGGTTTCGGCAGAGTAACTCGGATCATACTTTGTTCCTGAAAAAGAGAGATGACAAAATCACATGCctgatcatctatgtagatgacatgatcatcACGGGCGACGATACAGAAGAAATAGAAAGGCTAAAAGGGAGCTTATTTCaggagtttgagatgaaagacttgGGGAATCTTAAATATTTCTTGGGAATAGAAGTGTTGCGCTCTGATGGAGAAATTTTTGTGAGACAGAAGAAGTATATCTTGAATGTTCTGGCTGAGACGGGTCTGATAGATTGCAAACCCACCGATATACCAATTCTAGTGAATCACGGACTGCAGATCTCTGAAGAAGCTGAACTAGCAGATCAAGGCAAGTACCAGCGCCTAGTGGGGAAGCTCATCTATCTCTCTCACACTAGACCAGATATAGCTTATGCAGTGGGAATAGTGGGTTAATTCATGCATCGACCACAAAAAGATCACTATGAAGCTGCATTAAGGATTGTGCGGTATCTCAAGGGAACAACCGGACATGGAATAATGTTCAGAAAGAACGAACACCGAGGTGTTTATGGGTTCACTGATGCCGATTGGGCAAGTAACCCAGACGATCGAAAATCAACAGCCGGATACTTAATATTCATTGAAGGTAATCTGGTAACATGGAGgagtaagaaacaaaaggtggtgccactatcaagtgcagaagctgaattCCGAGGGATAAGAAGTGGATTAATGAGATCCTAAGGCTAAGAAGGCTGATGGATGAAATTGGGCTCGTACAAGATAAGAGTCAACTATACTGTGATAACAAAACAACAATTTGTATATCTGAGAACCCAGTACAACATGATAGAACGCAGCATGTTGACGTTGATAGACGCTTTATCAAAGAGAAGTTAGAAAGTGGAGTTGTGGAGTTACCATTCGTCCGATCTGAAGATCAGCTGGCCGATATTCTCACTTAAGTCGTCAACTCAAGAAGCCTCATGAACGTACTAGGTAAGttgagttttggagatcccactactcaacttgagggggagtgttaagaAAGGAAAGATACCAAAGAATAATCTCAATTATACTCCACAATTATACTCCAAGATTGGAGTATAATGATTGATATTATACCATACTTACACATGTATGAACCCTATATAAAGGGCTAGTCTCTGCAGTAATAAAACATCATCAAATTATCGATCTCATTATTGCTCTCATTGTTTCTCTATTCCTAAATCATGTCTAATACACCATTCAAGACTGGTCCTTGTCCTTGAGAACCTCATTCGCGAGGTCGGTGCTGGAAACGGCGACGTTGATGGTGGAGCCGAACCAGACGGAGATGATGGGGCCATCGGAGTTGGCCCAATCGGAGAAGCAACGGAAGTGGAGCGGCTTGACGTCGTAGAGGTTACCGAGGATGGGCCAGGGGCGGGGGGCAGggggaggcggaggcggaggcggtaGTAGAGGTTatggaggaggaagaagaaagggGGGAGAGGAGGAGAGCGAGAGGCGCCATGGCTGAGGGAATGTTGCGGCGATGCTCATATTCATATAGTTGAGCTTGAGCATGTGATGAAGAGTAGTTGGGATAATCCCAAGTAGGTAACATCAACTAAATTATAGTTACAAgtttatattattaaatgatTTCTACCTAATAATATGGCCAAGAACAAATTGGAGTTTGGGATGAGGTAAAGAAATGGAAACTAGATACCTAGAGCTACAAGTCAATTATTGTTTTTGGTACTAAGATTCAATACTATAGGGATCAGACGAATTCCAgattcactatttaccgagacctctttggtcttgttacaagatggctcagtcaaaccatcaaccaagcgactgatatATACAACGAGTCTAGCTATTACAGTCAAGATACAAAATAGCTATTACAGACTAAGTCTTCGAGCTTAACCACTCCAAGATAACCTTCAATAACCCTGCACACTCAAAACCCTCGTTAGAAACACAAGATAACAGATCGACTCAGATCCAGTGCAAACAATTAAGGAATACCGAAAGAAACACAAAAGAAGACAACAATCAACGGCTCAGCCACCCGCCGATGATACAAGCCTATTCTCCAGAACACAGATCCAAAGGAGCACAACTGAATCTACTGGTgattaacctcacactccagattcCAAGCCTAACTGACTCCTACACCCCAGATCTACACCGTTAGAGAACAACCTCGCACAGAAACACTCCAAACAGGAAACCCTAGTTCCCACCCAACACCAGCAACAGAAGTGGTTACCTTCTCTATTACTGTAGCAAGATCTGAAGCACTTTTAACCGTGCAAGACCACACAGAATCACCAGAGAAACGTCGGAGaagaagggaagaagaagaggagtgAAGAACtctgagagagagaaaaatatccGGAGAGAGAGTGAATAGTGTAGAATAAGATTGAGAATCAGAAGACTCACACACATAAAAAGCACACTCTACCATCCAACGGCTGAGAGCCATGATCTGAGAGGGAGTACACGTGGCTGCATCTGGAGTGGAAGGCATAAGTATTGGGCCAAGCCCAAATCAGTAACACATGGGCAAAATATAAAACCAGCCCAAATGAGAGTCCACCAATATTCAACATGCTCCACCTTGGACTTCATTCTGGGAAACCAGCTTGCACCAAACGGCTAAGGTGTAAATTCATCACAGCCTACATGGTAGCCTCAGCCCCAAAGAACAAAGTTCACTGGCATTTTGGGAACCACCAAGTTGCCTCTAGACACCATAGGGTTGAAAACTCATTAGTCTAAGAGGACTTGTTGTCTCAAGTCACCTATCACCCTTACCACAGTAGATAAGGTGCCTGAGGACTTTTTCCCCGGGACATGCAACCTATCCTAGATCAAAGTGTAAGTACTTTATGCAGAAGAGAAGTTTCTCAACAGGTAAGCTTTTTGTCCCCATATCAACAGGGTTTTTATCAGTATGAACCTTTTGAAGAAACACTTCACCCTTTTCTACAATATCCCTAATGTACTGAAACCTTACATCAATgtgcttagttctatcatggaaaacaagATTTTTACACAGTTGTATAGCAGATTGAGAATCAGAAAACACAACAGGAGGAGTTTTCACAAAGTTCAGTTCAGAAAGcactcccttcaaccacactgcCTCTTTCATGGCTTCTGTAATGGCAATGTATTCTGACTCAGTAGTGGACAGAGCCACTATGTCCTGCAGTTGTGACTTCCAACTAATGCAAGATCTGCACACAGTGAAAACATAGGAAGTGGTGGACTTCCTCTTATCTCTGTCATTAGCATAGTTAGAATCAACATAACCAGCAAGTTTAACATCTTCTTCACACCTAACATCTTCTTCACACCTAGAATAGCACAGACCATACTTAGCAGTATGCTTAAGGTATCTCAATAACCATTTCAAAGCATCCCAATGCACAGGACCAGGATTGGACATATATCTACTCAAGCAAGACACAACATATGCAATATCAGGACTGGTACTAACCATCAAGTACATCACAGATCCAATAGCATTAGCATAGGGAACTTTATTCATAGCATTGATGTCATGTTCAGTTTGAGGACAAAGGTCTTTACTTAACACAAAATAACCAGCAAGGGGTACTGAAATAGGTTTAGCTTCATGCATATTAAACTTTTTTAGAATTTTGTGCACATAGGGTTCCTGATGCAAAACAAGAGCATGTTCTTTTTTATTCCTGAAAATATTGATTCCTAATATTTTCTGAGCATCCCCTAAgtctttcatatcaaaattctcaCTCAAAGCAGCTTGCACAACACTTAGGGTTTTCAAACAAGGACCCATAAtcagcatgtcatcaacatacaagaGCAGGAAAACAGGAACAGAACTCAGATTCTTCACATACAAGCAAGCATCAAAAGTACTTCTAACAAAGCCCAATTTATGCATACAAGTATTAAACTTAatgttccactgtctaggagACTGTTTTAGACCATATAAAGCCTTTTTCAACAAGCAAACATGATTAGGAAACTTTGGATCTACAAAACATTCTGGCTGTCTCATATATATAGGTTTATCAagatcaccatgcaagaaggcagttttaacatccatttgctTTAACTCCCAGTCAAAATGAGCACACAAAGTAAGCATCAACCTCACAGTAGTGAATTTAACCACTGGAGCAAATATTTCAGtgtaatctaccccctcttgttgagtaaaaccTTTGGCCACCAATCTGGCCTTATACCTCAGCCCCTCCACCTCATTCTTCAGTTTATACAACCACCTACAGTCAACCACAGAAGCACCCAAAGGCAGGGGCACAAGGATCCATGTAAGATTTATTTTCAGAGAGTTCATTTCTTCCACCATAGCATTATACCATTTATCCCAGAACTTAGACTTTTTAGCCTGCTTGTAGGTTTGAGGCTCATCCCCATCA
Coding sequences within:
- the LOC121774458 gene encoding uncharacterized mitochondrial protein AtMg00810-like; its protein translation is MTKYGFRQSNSDHTLFLKKRDDKITCLIIYVDDMIITGDDTEEIERLKGSLFQEFEMKDLGNLKYFLGIEVLRSDGEIFVRQKKYILNVLAETGLIDCKPTDIPILVNHGLQISEEAELADQGKYQRLVGKLIYLSHTRPDIAYAVGIVG